The Salvia miltiorrhiza cultivar Shanhuang (shh) chromosome 1, IMPLAD_Smil_shh, whole genome shotgun sequence genome has a window encoding:
- the LOC131025673 gene encoding labd-13Z-ene-9,15,16-triol synthase, chloroplastic-like produces MDPIILGSLAMSVVVASILWFKTFSWNRDPLPPGPRGVPILGYLPFMSTNMLQHLTHLSHQYGPIYKLRLGTKLAVVITSPSLAKQVLRDQDNIFAHRDATVAALTFSRGGRDVVFSPPNSSWREMRKVLVRETQSSSALHASRELRRDQVRRAVRSIYSKIGRPVAFGELTFQTEVSLLMNLMWGGLHSHSAGEERERLGTEFKALNSQISKLLGKPNISDLFPLLSRLDLQGVKKQMGKVVDSIDNILEHFISQHEKLCGAFNTEGRKDFLQIVMEHKENKDSDLPTLSRDQIKSLLYETVSAASDTSATTVEFAMSELVNRPEAMEEVQKELAEVVGMNNIVEESHLPKLHFLHAVIKETLRLHTPVPFLVPRAPLHSSSVGGYTIPKGTKILLNVWAIHRDPSIWDTPEEFRPERFLEDSRNLNFKGNDFEFIPFGSGRRMCPGIPLAERMVAYLLASFLHSFDWKLTDGKKLDMSTTLGLVLHKTNSSIAIPTPRLSKSLYT; encoded by the exons atggaTCCAATTATCTTGGGATCTCTTGCGATGTCGGTAGTAGTAGCATCGATATTGTGGTTCAAAACTTTTTCATGGAATCGCGACCCATTGCCGCCGGGGCCACGGGGAGTTCCCATCCTCGGCTATCTGCCTTTCATGTCCACCAATATGCTCCAACACTTAACCCATCTGTCTCACCAATACGGCCCTATCTACAAGCTCCGCCTCGGCACCAAACTTGCTGTGGTCATCACCTCGCCGTCCTTGGCCAAGCAGGTGTTGCGCGATCAAGACAACATCTTCGCCCACCGCGACGCCACCGTCGCAGCCCTCACCTTCAGCCGCGGCGGCAGGGACGTGGTGTTCTCGCCGCCAAACTCAAGCTGGCGGGAGATGAGGAAGGTGCTGGTGCGCGAGACGCAGAGCAGCAGCGCCCTCCACGCGTCGCGCGAGCTCCGGAGGGACCAGGTCAGGAGGGCCGTCCGATCCATCTACTCGAAGATCGGACGGCCTGTTGCGTTCGGAGAGTTGACGTTTCAAACTGAAGTCAGTCTGTTGATGAACCTTATGTGGGGCGGACTACATTCCCATTCCGccggggaggagagagagaggctcGGAACTGAGTTCAAAGCTCTCAACTCCCAGATCAGTAAACTGCTCGGGAAACCTAATATTTCCGATCTTTTTCCTTTACTTTCGAGGCTTGATCTGCAGGGAGTGAAGAAACAAATGGGGAAAGTGGTGGATTCTATTGACAATATACTCGAGCACTTCATCTCCCAGCATGAGAAGCTTTGTGGAGCATTCAACACTGAGGGAAGGAAGGATTTTCTGCAAATCGTGATGGAGCATAAGGAGAATAAGGATTCAGATCTGCCAACTCTCTCACGAGATCAAATTAAGTCCTTGTTGTAC GAGACCGTAAGTGCAGCGTCGGACACTTCAGCAACGACAGTGGAGTTTGCAATGTCGGAGCTCGTAAATAGGCCCGAGGCCATGGAAGAGGTGCAGAAGGAACTGGCCGAGGTGGTGGGGATGAACAACATCGTAGAAGAGTCCCACCTTCCCAAACTGCACTTTCTACACGCTGTCATCAAGGAAACACTTCGATTACATACTCCGGTACCGTTTCTAGTCCCAAGAGCTCCATTGCATAGCTCAAGTGTGGGAGGATACACAATTCCAAAGGGTACGAAGATCTTACTCAACGTGTGGGCGATACACAGGGATCCTTCAATCTGGGACACTCCCGAAGAGTTCAGGCCCGAAAGGTTTCTTGAAGATTCTAGAAACCTGAATTTCAAGGGAAACGATTTTGAGTTCATTCCATTTGGATCAGGGAGAAGAATGTGCCCTGGAATTCCATTGGCAGAAAGAATGGTGGCTTATTTGTTGGCCTCGTTTCTGCATTCCTTCGACTGGAAATTAACGGATGGTAAAAAACTTGATATGTCGACAACTCTTGGACTTGTGCTTCACAAAACAAATAGTTCGATTGCTATACCGACTCCTAGATTGTCTAAGAGTTTATACACGTAG